A portion of the Microlunatus phosphovorus NM-1 genome contains these proteins:
- a CDS encoding ester cyclase, with the protein MSLTLTRADVAGVAERSIHATLGGSVADLAALVHPHAVNREAITEPPATRGVGPLAFHATGEWLRAAFSDLVWTTESDVVEDDLVVTYGTLSGRQTGEFVVWTPDGTVDRAFVPTGKSFTVRQAHFQRIADGLVIEHWAVRDDQGMAIQLGWIPPTPGFLFRCHQATKRARAAARVAV; encoded by the coding sequence ATGTCCCTCACTCTCACGCGAGCCGACGTCGCAGGTGTCGCCGAGCGTTCGATCCATGCCACCCTCGGAGGCTCCGTCGCCGACCTCGCGGCGCTCGTCCATCCCCACGCCGTCAATCGCGAGGCGATCACTGAGCCGCCCGCCACTCGAGGTGTCGGCCCCCTGGCCTTCCATGCGACCGGCGAGTGGCTGCGCGCGGCGTTCAGCGACCTCGTGTGGACCACCGAGAGCGATGTCGTCGAGGACGATCTCGTCGTCACTTACGGCACGCTCTCGGGTCGTCAGACGGGTGAGTTCGTCGTCTGGACCCCGGATGGCACCGTCGATCGAGCCTTCGTGCCCACGGGCAAGTCCTTCACCGTTCGTCAGGCCCACTTCCAGCGGATCGCCGATGGGCTCGTCATCGAGCACTGGGCGGTCCGTGATGACCAGGGCATGGCCATCCAGCTCGGCTGGATCCCGCCCACACCTGGCTTCCTTTTCCGCTGCCACCAAGCCACCAAGCGAGCCCGGGCCGCCGCTCGTGTAGCGGTGTAG
- a CDS encoding aldo/keto reductase, which yields MKYTRLGSTGLRVSRLALGCMSYGDPNTPGAHQWALHEGDARPYFWQAVELGITFWDTANSYQAGTSEEVVGRAITRYSRREDIVLATKVFGTMHPGPGGSGLSRKAILEQVDASLSRLGTDYIDLYQIHRFDPNTPVEETMEALHDIVKAGKVRYLGASSMYGWQFGKLQHAADLGGWTRFVSMQNQYNLLRRQDEPELMALCADQGVGLVPYSPQGKCRLARPWGEQSLRSTVDKVVKAFDSDHDEPVVNEVQRIADARGVTMAQVALAWVLTNPIVSAPIVGATKPHHLSEAVEALDLTLTEEEVTASEAPYVNSGPSWF from the coding sequence ATGAAGTACACCCGTCTCGGCAGCACCGGACTCAGAGTCAGCCGTCTCGCGCTCGGCTGCATGAGCTACGGCGACCCCAACACCCCCGGCGCTCACCAGTGGGCGCTGCACGAAGGCGACGCACGGCCGTACTTCTGGCAGGCCGTCGAGCTCGGCATCACCTTCTGGGACACTGCGAACAGCTATCAGGCCGGCACCTCCGAGGAGGTGGTCGGGAGGGCGATCACCCGCTACTCGCGGCGTGAGGACATCGTCTTGGCGACCAAGGTCTTCGGCACCATGCACCCCGGGCCGGGCGGCTCCGGCCTGTCCCGCAAGGCGATCCTGGAGCAGGTCGACGCCTCTCTGTCCCGGCTCGGCACCGACTACATCGATCTCTATCAGATCCACCGCTTCGACCCGAACACTCCGGTCGAGGAGACGATGGAGGCCTTGCACGACATCGTCAAGGCCGGCAAGGTCCGCTACCTGGGCGCCTCCTCCATGTACGGCTGGCAGTTCGGCAAGCTGCAGCACGCCGCCGACCTCGGCGGCTGGACTCGGTTCGTGTCGATGCAGAACCAGTACAACCTGCTCCGCCGCCAGGACGAGCCGGAGCTGATGGCGTTGTGCGCCGACCAGGGCGTCGGGCTGGTGCCGTACTCACCGCAGGGCAAGTGCCGGCTGGCCCGGCCGTGGGGCGAGCAGAGCCTCCGCTCCACCGTCGACAAGGTGGTCAAGGCATTCGACTCCGACCACGACGAGCCCGTCGTCAACGAGGTTCAGCGCATCGCCGACGCGCGCGGGGTCACCATGGCGCAGGTAGCCCTTGCCTGGGTGCTCACCAACCCGATCGTCTCCGCCCCGATCGTCGGCGCCACCAAGCCCCACCACCTCAGCGAGGCGGTCGAGGCCCTCGACCTCACCCTCACCGAGGAGGAGGTCACTGCGTCCGAGGCGCCCTACGTGAACAGCGGACCATCCTGGTTCTGA
- a CDS encoding helix-turn-helix transcriptional regulator has translation MAAPNREEVRDFLMTRRAKVRPDQVELPAGGIRRVPGLRRAEVAMLAGVSVEYYSRLERGNLAGASESVLDAIARALLLDEAERDHLYDLARAVNSSPATRQRRNARTTAVRPGLQLALDAITGGPALIRNGRMDILAANTLGRALHSVAYAQPRRPVNLARHCFLARDSAELFYADWDKAAATIVAILRAEAGRDPYDKDLQDLIGELSTVSDDFRAKWGAHDVRRHASGEKNFNHPVVGRLDLLFESADLTAEPGWKLLIYTAEPASPTADALALLASWAATHDQLTAQA, from the coding sequence ATGGCTGCACCTAATCGGGAGGAGGTCCGCGACTTCCTCATGACCCGCCGCGCCAAGGTCCGACCCGACCAGGTTGAGCTTCCCGCCGGCGGCATCCGGCGGGTGCCCGGACTGCGCCGCGCCGAGGTCGCGATGCTGGCCGGGGTCAGCGTGGAGTACTACTCCCGACTCGAGCGTGGCAACCTCGCGGGTGCCTCCGAATCGGTCCTGGATGCGATTGCCCGCGCCCTGTTGCTCGACGAGGCAGAACGCGATCATCTGTACGACCTCGCCCGCGCCGTCAACTCCTCCCCGGCTACGCGACAACGTCGCAACGCCCGCACCACCGCGGTGCGGCCAGGGCTCCAACTCGCGCTGGACGCGATCACCGGCGGACCGGCGCTGATCCGCAACGGCCGGATGGACATCCTTGCCGCCAATACCCTGGGCCGGGCCCTGCACTCGGTCGCGTACGCCCAGCCACGCCGGCCCGTGAACCTCGCCCGGCACTGCTTCCTCGCCCGCGACAGCGCCGAGTTGTTCTACGCGGACTGGGACAAGGCGGCTGCCACCATCGTCGCAATCCTGCGCGCCGAAGCCGGCCGAGACCCGTACGACAAGGACCTGCAGGACCTGATCGGGGAACTCTCCACCGTCAGTGACGACTTCCGTGCCAAGTGGGGCGCCCACGACGTCCGTCGCCATGCCAGCGGGGAGAAGAACTTCAACCACCCCGTCGTCGGGCGGCTCGACCTGCTCTTCGAGTCCGCCGACCTGACCGCCGAACCCGGTTGGAAGCTGCTCATCTACACCGCCGAACCCGCGAGCCCCACCGCCGACGCGCTCGCCCTCCTCGCCAGTTGGGCCGCCACCCACGATCAGCTCACCGCTCAAGCCTAA
- a CDS encoding MFS transporter — translation MPQDATEPASLPRARVSLLLASLGFFLITLDILIVNVALTQISRELGGGTVGQQWVVDGYTLLFAALLLFAGNLSDRVGSKRAFSVGVALFGLTSAACAFAPTIATLIAARAGQGVAAALMLPSSMALIREAFPDPARRARALGTWAVGGAVAAAVGPLLGGILTTLDWRWVFGINIPVCAVMLLLVARIPTSPRRAMPFDWAGQILCFVALSALIYGLIHGGSVGFGSVQVIVPLAVAVTGFVAFVAVEAGVTHPMMPLSLFRPPDMRIALTIGFAFMVGWFGTVFLGSLFLQQHLGVPPLWAGLAFLPSALISVAGNLTSGRMTNRFGPRAPVLVGLTSMVVGLTAMTLTAPLGLPLLTAALIIPVGAGGSLAMPPTTGLVLASVAPELAGTASAVFNTFRQVGGAVAIAVFGALIVDRERFVPGMQVSLTIAAAVLLVAALASLRIQRRGVLTENPTNGRPLLG, via the coding sequence ATGCCCCAGGACGCCACCGAGCCAGCGAGCCTGCCGCGAGCTCGGGTCTCGCTGCTGCTGGCCTCGCTGGGGTTCTTCCTGATCACTCTGGACATCCTGATCGTCAACGTGGCGCTGACCCAGATCAGTCGTGAGCTGGGCGGTGGCACGGTCGGGCAGCAGTGGGTCGTGGACGGATACACGCTGCTGTTCGCAGCACTGCTGCTGTTCGCCGGGAACCTATCGGACCGAGTCGGGTCGAAGCGGGCCTTCTCGGTCGGGGTGGCACTCTTCGGGCTGACGTCCGCGGCGTGTGCGTTCGCGCCGACGATCGCGACGCTGATCGCGGCCCGAGCGGGTCAAGGTGTCGCAGCAGCGCTGATGCTGCCGTCCTCGATGGCCCTGATCCGGGAGGCCTTTCCCGATCCGGCCCGGCGGGCTCGCGCCCTCGGCACGTGGGCGGTGGGCGGAGCGGTCGCCGCGGCGGTCGGGCCGTTGCTGGGCGGGATCTTGACCACCCTCGACTGGCGCTGGGTGTTCGGTATCAATATCCCGGTCTGCGCGGTGATGCTGCTGCTCGTGGCTCGGATCCCGACCTCACCCCGCCGCGCCATGCCCTTCGACTGGGCTGGGCAGATCCTTTGCTTCGTCGCGCTGTCCGCATTGATCTACGGGCTCATCCACGGCGGGTCGGTGGGATTCGGCTCGGTGCAGGTCATCGTCCCGCTGGCGGTCGCGGTGACCGGCTTCGTCGCTTTCGTCGCCGTGGAGGCTGGGGTGACGCATCCGATGATGCCGCTGTCGTTGTTCCGTCCGCCGGACATGCGGATCGCGTTGACGATCGGGTTCGCGTTCATGGTCGGCTGGTTCGGCACGGTCTTCCTCGGCAGCCTCTTCCTGCAGCAGCATCTTGGTGTTCCGCCACTGTGGGCAGGGCTGGCCTTCCTGCCATCGGCTCTGATCAGCGTGGCCGGAAACCTGACCAGCGGGCGGATGACCAACCGATTCGGCCCCCGCGCCCCGGTTCTGGTCGGTTTGACGTCGATGGTGGTCGGCCTGACGGCGATGACCCTGACGGCGCCCCTGGGACTGCCGCTGCTGACGGCGGCGCTGATCATCCCCGTCGGTGCCGGCGGTTCCTTGGCGATGCCACCGACCACGGGGTTGGTGTTGGCCAGCGTGGCACCCGAGCTCGCCGGCACGGCCAGCGCCGTCTTCAACACCTTCCGTCAGGTCGGCGGCGCCGTCGCGATCGCCGTCTTCGGCGCCCTGATCGTCGACCGGGAGCGATTCGTCCCCGGCATGCAGGTCAGCTTGACCATCGCGGCAGCCGTCCTGCTGGTGGCGGCCCTGGCCAGCCTCCGCATCCAGCGCCGAGGTGTACTGACAGAGAACCCCACCAACGGCCGACCCCTCCTAGGCTGA
- a CDS encoding shikimate dehydrogenase family protein, translating into MLDQLSGATRLFPIIGDPIKYVESPVRLTRTFGERGYHGICVPMQVSAEDLDAVMAGLTASRNVDGILVTMPHKFTAFGYCATSSERARMLGVVSVIRRNPDGTWHGDMLDGLAFVKAQVDHGAEPAGARVLLVGAGGAGSAIAIAMLEAGVRELIVHDADESRVNALLELVADLGRGRVIAGPPDPTGCDLVCNATPMGMEAGDPLPVDPALLTSSMFVGDVISGHGLTPFLAAAKAAGCKTADGGHMVEAAQDVMADFFQR; encoded by the coding sequence ATGCTCGACCAGCTCAGCGGCGCTACGCGGCTGTTCCCGATCATCGGTGATCCGATCAAGTACGTCGAGTCCCCGGTGCGCCTCACCCGTACCTTCGGGGAACGCGGCTACCACGGCATCTGCGTCCCGATGCAGGTGTCGGCCGAGGATCTCGATGCCGTGATGGCCGGTCTCACAGCCTCGCGGAACGTGGACGGGATCCTCGTCACCATGCCCCATAAGTTCACCGCGTTCGGCTACTGCGCAACCAGCTCCGAACGCGCCAGGATGCTCGGGGTGGTGAGCGTCATCCGCCGCAATCCGGACGGGACTTGGCACGGCGACATGCTCGACGGACTCGCCTTCGTCAAGGCGCAGGTGGATCACGGGGCCGAGCCGGCGGGTGCCCGGGTCCTCCTGGTCGGGGCGGGTGGTGCGGGCAGCGCGATCGCCATTGCCATGCTCGAGGCCGGAGTCCGTGAGCTCATCGTCCACGACGCCGACGAGTCGCGGGTCAACGCGCTCCTCGAGCTGGTCGCCGACCTCGGCCGAGGTCGGGTGATCGCCGGCCCGCCGGATCCCACCGGCTGCGATCTGGTCTGCAACGCAACCCCGATGGGCATGGAAGCCGGAGACCCGCTTCCGGTCGATCCCGCCTTGCTGACCTCGTCGATGTTCGTCGGCGATGTGATCTCCGGCCACGGACTGACTCCGTTCCTCGCGGCGGCGAAGGCCGCCGGTTGCAAGACGGCCGACGGCGGCCACATGGTCGAGGCCGCACAGGACGTCATGGCCGACTTCTTCCAGCGATGA
- a CDS encoding universal stress protein, which translates to MITRVLAGYTATKAGRDALALAARIAITTGARLDVVVVLPGIGRSVITPPDAAYDRYVREQAEGWLAEAIEAVPSEITCMTYLRAADSVGEGLVAAADEFGASVLVVGAANGAPRRHHRIGTAANELLHLSHVPVILAPRGFRKREGAGIPRITAGVGVELDADGLLAAAAAFATATGADLRLVSLVTTNFPADLDTGLIRIAAAAHTEEIVNHVREHLDIEAEVLAAEGDNMMEAVDGLDWLAGEIFFVGSSRLAQPGQVFLGAAGVRLLRALPVPVAVIPRPRPGIGPNVGSASDPAKG; encoded by the coding sequence GTGATCACTCGTGTGTTGGCGGGATACACCGCAACAAAGGCCGGACGGGACGCGCTCGCGTTGGCCGCCCGGATCGCGATCACGACGGGGGCGCGACTGGATGTCGTGGTCGTGCTGCCGGGCATCGGCCGGAGCGTGATCACTCCACCTGATGCCGCCTATGACCGCTACGTGCGTGAGCAGGCCGAGGGTTGGCTCGCCGAGGCGATCGAGGCCGTGCCCAGCGAGATCACCTGCATGACCTACCTCCGCGCCGCCGACTCCGTCGGTGAGGGTCTGGTAGCGGCGGCGGACGAGTTCGGTGCCTCGGTTCTGGTGGTCGGGGCTGCCAACGGAGCACCCCGTCGACACCACCGGATCGGCACCGCCGCCAATGAGTTGCTACATCTGTCCCACGTACCGGTGATCCTCGCCCCACGCGGCTTCCGCAAGCGGGAAGGCGCTGGGATCCCGCGGATCACGGCCGGGGTAGGGGTGGAACTGGACGCCGACGGGCTCTTGGCCGCAGCCGCTGCCTTCGCCACCGCGACCGGCGCGGACCTGCGGCTGGTCTCGCTGGTGACCACGAACTTCCCTGCCGACCTCGACACCGGTCTGATCCGCATCGCGGCCGCCGCACACACTGAGGAGATCGTCAACCACGTCCGCGAGCACCTCGACATCGAGGCCGAGGTGCTTGCTGCCGAAGGTGACAACATGATGGAGGCCGTCGACGGGCTCGACTGGCTGGCTGGGGAGATCTTCTTCGTCGGATCGAGCCGGCTCGCCCAGCCTGGCCAGGTGTTCCTGGGCGCGGCCGGCGTCCGTCTCCTGCGAGCCTTGCCGGTCCCCGTGGCCGTGATTCCCCGGCCCAGGCCTGGGATCGGCCCCAATGTCGGCTCAGCGTCCGATCCAGCGAAGGGATGA
- a CDS encoding APC family permease, with protein MDDHHGAEAPLAPVSGEHAGELSTKGLSAGTVGLIGAVVIGISCIAPAYTFTAAVGPTASVVGLQVPAIILVGFIPMLLVAFGYRELNREMPDSGTSFTWASRAFGPWIGWMAGWGLVAATILVLSNLAGVAVEFLFLLISQLSGNESIAGLADIRGINIGVCLLFMLGATAISYRDMQTTQKLQYVLVSFQVVVLLFFAGSAIVQGASGTGFDSTAFSWSWFNPFEVASFGAFAAGVSLSIFIFWGWDVTLTMNEETKDPEKTPGRAATVTVLTIVSLYVLLAVAMIMYAGIGTGELGLGNPEIQENVFFYLSGPILGPLAFLVSLAVLTSSASSLQSTFVSPARTLLAMGHYGALPSSFARVSPRFFTPGYATIVSSVVASVFYAVMRFLSENVLWDTITALGMMICFYYGLTAFACVWYFRKQWFDSLRSTLFTFVFPLVGGVILAVMFVTTLVESMDPDYGSGSNIGGLGLVFVLGLGVILVGVVVMIWQRMKRPAFFRGETLAKAAPESLRRR; from the coding sequence ATGGACGATCACCACGGTGCGGAGGCGCCCCTGGCGCCGGTTTCCGGCGAGCATGCCGGTGAGCTCTCCACCAAAGGCCTGAGTGCCGGCACGGTCGGTCTGATCGGCGCGGTCGTCATCGGGATCTCGTGCATCGCACCCGCGTACACGTTCACGGCGGCCGTCGGGCCGACCGCGTCGGTGGTGGGCCTGCAGGTCCCCGCGATCATCCTGGTCGGCTTCATCCCGATGCTTCTGGTGGCGTTCGGCTACCGGGAGCTGAATCGCGAAATGCCTGACTCCGGTACCTCTTTCACCTGGGCGAGCCGTGCCTTCGGGCCCTGGATCGGCTGGATGGCGGGCTGGGGACTGGTCGCAGCCACGATCCTGGTGCTGTCCAATCTCGCCGGGGTTGCGGTGGAGTTCCTCTTCCTGCTGATCTCCCAGCTGAGCGGCAATGAGTCGATCGCCGGGCTCGCGGACATCCGCGGGATCAATATCGGGGTCTGCTTGCTCTTCATGCTCGGCGCCACCGCCATCTCCTACCGGGACATGCAGACCACCCAGAAGCTCCAGTACGTGCTGGTGAGCTTTCAGGTCGTGGTGCTGCTGTTCTTCGCCGGAAGCGCCATCGTCCAGGGTGCGTCCGGCACCGGATTTGATTCCACCGCCTTCAGCTGGTCCTGGTTCAACCCGTTCGAGGTCGCCTCGTTCGGTGCGTTCGCAGCCGGGGTGTCGCTGTCGATCTTCATCTTCTGGGGCTGGGACGTCACCCTCACCATGAACGAGGAGACCAAGGATCCCGAGAAGACGCCCGGTCGCGCGGCGACGGTGACCGTGCTCACGATCGTGAGCCTGTACGTGCTGCTGGCGGTCGCGATGATCATGTACGCCGGCATCGGCACCGGAGAGCTCGGTCTTGGCAACCCCGAGATCCAGGAGAACGTCTTCTTCTATCTGTCCGGTCCGATCCTCGGCCCGCTTGCTTTCCTGGTCTCGCTCGCGGTGCTCACCAGTTCGGCGTCGTCGTTGCAGTCCACCTTCGTCTCACCGGCCCGAACCCTCTTGGCGATGGGTCACTACGGCGCCCTGCCGTCGTCGTTCGCGCGCGTCAGCCCGCGGTTCTTCACGCCCGGTTACGCCACGATCGTCTCTTCGGTCGTCGCCTCCGTGTTCTATGCGGTGATGCGCTTCCTCAGTGAGAACGTGCTGTGGGACACCATCACCGCGCTCGGCATGATGATCTGCTTCTACTACGGGCTGACCGCGTTCGCGTGCGTCTGGTATTTCCGCAAGCAGTGGTTCGACTCGTTGCGGAGCACGCTGTTCACCTTCGTGTTCCCTCTCGTCGGCGGCGTGATCTTGGCGGTGATGTTCGTGACGACGCTGGTCGAGTCGATGGATCCCGACTACGGCAGCGGGTCGAACATCGGCGGGTTGGGGCTGGTGTTCGTGCTCGGCTTGGGCGTGATCCTGGTCGGGGTCGTGGTGATGATCTGGCAGCGGATGAAGCGACCGGCGTTCTTCCGTGGTGAGACCCTGGCCAAGGCGGCGCCGGAGAGCCTGCGACGCCGGTAG
- a CDS encoding M50 family metallopeptidase translates to MGEVLSQIWSRATASQPAPEPAIVAGIAVLALGLVLVPRAWTVTRHLVTISHEGGHALLAVLTGRRLVGIRLHADTSGVTLSRGKPTGLGMVAMLAAGYLAPAVAGLGAALLLAGGHSLALLWLAAGWLSLMLLQIRNAYGLLVLVLCGAAAGLASWYLPGTTVSLLAYLLTWLLLFAAPKPVLEQMAQRRRGAARGSDVDQLTRLTHVPALLWELLFLLANIAGLVVGFLVLLPIPLG, encoded by the coding sequence GTGGGTGAGGTCCTGAGTCAGATCTGGTCGCGAGCGACGGCGTCCCAGCCGGCACCGGAGCCGGCGATCGTCGCCGGTATCGCCGTGCTTGCCCTCGGTCTCGTCCTGGTGCCGCGCGCCTGGACCGTCACCCGCCATCTGGTGACCATCAGTCACGAAGGCGGTCATGCGCTGCTCGCGGTCCTCACCGGGCGCCGGCTGGTGGGCATCCGACTGCATGCTGACACCTCAGGGGTCACCCTCTCTCGCGGCAAGCCGACCGGTCTCGGCATGGTGGCGATGCTGGCCGCCGGCTATCTCGCGCCGGCGGTCGCAGGCCTCGGGGCGGCCTTGCTGCTGGCCGGCGGGCACAGCCTGGCACTGCTCTGGCTTGCGGCGGGCTGGCTGTCGCTGATGCTGCTGCAGATCAGGAACGCGTACGGCCTGCTGGTGCTGGTTCTCTGCGGGGCGGCCGCCGGGCTGGCGAGCTGGTATCTGCCCGGCACGACCGTCTCGCTGCTCGCCTATCTGCTGACCTGGCTGCTGCTCTTCGCCGCACCGAAGCCGGTGCTGGAGCAGATGGCGCAACGACGCCGCGGCGCGGCGCGGGGCTCCGATGTCGACCAGCTCACCCGGCTGACCCATGTCCCTGCCCTGCTGTGGGAGCTGCTGTTCCTGCTCGCCAACATCGCCGGTCTGGTCGTCGGCTTCCTGGTCCTACTCCCGATCCCTCTTGGCTGA
- a CDS encoding deoxyguanosinetriphosphate triphosphohydrolase family protein: MDARLQRPRPEAGMPNAGQESGFRTDLERIRFAQSYSRLAEVTQVITAGATAGMVHNRLSHSIKVTAVARAIAVRLLRDADPALLRELGGLDHVVVQVGANAHDLGHPPFGHLGERVLDDVLRIRFGLHDGFEGNAQTFRILTELEVLGPGDEGLNLTAASRAAVLKYPWGRYVVPDPHPSGWPEPPRGAGVGPAGPGSTKFSAYTLDLDEMLSALSAFPELPPGRQTLECSIMDLADDIAYSLHDVEDFHRSGILQFSPVSGEFRSWLSDRRALAAMSTDELDLMGRWPGAGLEQLRRRLIEKDDWIFDEDRFGAAVSTIGEEFVDGVLAAPYDGSRMADRAISGFVSRWIDLFISSVELIRDPPVRSAYVSLAADAWHQVSVLKFVHQYFILDRPDLAMFQRGQARTIDALVTGFDDWLSDRQDAPKAPRRLIDLVRIATDGYERVAQQHPDWLDGVTSPRQLAGMGRGRGIADFVSGLTDQQAVSFAQRLSGARELLWTSGAL; the protein is encoded by the coding sequence ATGGACGCCCGGTTGCAGCGACCTCGACCCGAGGCCGGTATGCCGAACGCCGGCCAGGAGTCGGGATTCCGTACCGATCTGGAGCGGATCCGCTTCGCCCAGTCGTACTCCCGGCTGGCCGAAGTGACCCAGGTGATCACCGCCGGGGCAACCGCGGGCATGGTGCACAACCGGTTGTCGCATTCCATCAAGGTGACCGCCGTTGCCCGGGCGATCGCGGTCCGGCTGCTGCGCGACGCCGACCCGGCGTTGCTCCGCGAGCTCGGCGGGCTGGACCATGTCGTCGTGCAGGTCGGCGCCAACGCGCACGACCTTGGTCACCCGCCGTTCGGCCACCTCGGCGAACGTGTGCTGGACGATGTCCTCCGGATCCGATTCGGGCTGCACGACGGCTTCGAGGGCAACGCCCAGACCTTCCGCATCCTCACCGAGCTTGAGGTGCTGGGCCCGGGCGACGAGGGTCTCAACCTGACCGCGGCCAGTCGCGCCGCGGTGCTGAAGTATCCCTGGGGCCGGTACGTGGTTCCTGACCCTCATCCTTCCGGGTGGCCCGAACCGCCGCGCGGCGCGGGCGTGGGTCCGGCCGGACCCGGGTCGACGAAGTTCTCCGCCTACACCCTCGACCTGGACGAGATGCTCAGCGCCTTGTCTGCCTTTCCCGAGCTGCCGCCCGGCCGCCAGACACTCGAGTGCTCGATCATGGACCTGGCCGACGACATCGCCTATTCGCTGCACGACGTGGAGGACTTCCACCGCTCCGGCATCCTGCAGTTCTCCCCCGTCTCCGGCGAGTTTCGTTCCTGGCTCAGCGATCGCCGGGCACTGGCCGCGATGAGCACCGACGAACTGGATCTGATGGGCCGGTGGCCGGGCGCCGGTTTGGAACAGCTGCGCCGGCGGCTGATCGAGAAGGACGACTGGATCTTCGACGAGGACCGCTTCGGCGCTGCCGTCAGCACGATCGGCGAGGAGTTCGTCGATGGCGTTCTCGCGGCCCCGTACGACGGATCACGGATGGCCGACCGCGCCATTTCCGGCTTCGTTTCGCGCTGGATCGACCTTTTCATCTCATCGGTCGAGCTGATCCGCGATCCACCGGTGCGGTCGGCGTACGTGTCACTCGCCGCCGATGCGTGGCACCAGGTCTCGGTGTTGAAGTTCGTGCATCAGTACTTCATCCTCGACCGGCCGGATCTGGCCATGTTCCAGCGGGGCCAGGCCCGCACCATCGATGCGCTGGTCACCGGATTCGACGACTGGCTCTCGGATCGGCAGGACGCGCCCAAGGCCCCGCGCCGGCTGATCGATCTGGTCCGGATCGCGACCGACGGATACGAGCGGGTCGCCCAGCAGCATCCCGACTGGCTCGACGGCGTCACCTCCCCCCGCCAGCTGGCCGGGATGGGCCGCGGCCGGGGCATCGCCGACTTCGTCAGCGGCCTGACCGATCAGCAGGCGGTCTCCTTCGCCCAACGGCTCAGCGGTGCCCGGGAACTGCTCTGGACCTCCGGCGCCCTCTGA